A region from the Halomarina litorea genome encodes:
- a CDS encoding uracil-DNA glycosylase, which translates to MENVTDRTSNPFGMRPSCEAFVPGYGDANAEFHVVGDHPGVHGGAATGTSPDGGSATVATARSDDDSAPESALRVPFTNEAGLRLQRALVEGGLLASAGPRPEVNRTFLSYLHMCVPDDGETPEERDYVEMERFFDAELRAIAAHVLLPVGERATRHVLANYTADDATGPLDMTALHGTEILGSGFLVYPIRDPGEWEEGDHDRLVGALHDLQSTDFHREVDLGRFLPGDDDWRVR; encoded by the coding sequence GTGGAGAACGTCACCGACCGCACGAGCAACCCGTTCGGGATGCGCCCCTCCTGCGAGGCGTTCGTCCCCGGCTACGGCGACGCCAACGCCGAGTTCCACGTCGTCGGCGACCACCCCGGCGTCCACGGCGGGGCCGCGACGGGGACCAGCCCCGACGGGGGGAGCGCCACCGTGGCGACTGCTCGTTCCGACGACGACTCGGCCCCCGAGTCCGCCCTGCGCGTGCCGTTCACGAACGAGGCGGGTCTACGTCTCCAGCGAGCGCTCGTCGAGGGGGGACTGCTCGCCTCGGCCGGGCCGCGCCCCGAGGTGAACCGGACGTTCCTCTCGTACCTGCACATGTGCGTCCCAGACGACGGGGAGACGCCCGAGGAACGCGACTACGTGGAGATGGAACGCTTCTTCGACGCCGAACTCCGGGCCATCGCGGCCCACGTCCTCCTCCCCGTGGGCGAACGGGCGACGCGCCACGTCCTCGCGAACTACACCGCCGACGATGCGACCGGTCCCCTCGACATGACCGCTCTGCACGGCACCGAGATTCTCGGGAGCGGCTTCCTCGTCTACCCCATCCGCGACCCGGGCGAGTGGGAGGAGGGCGACCACGACCGACTGGTCGGGGCGCTCCACGACCTCCAGTCGACGGACTTCCACCGCGAGGTCGACCTCGGGCGGTTCCTCCCCGGCGACGACGACTGGCGCGTCCGATAG
- a CDS encoding sodium-dependent transporter, whose amino-acid sequence MAERETWATRAGFILAAIGSAVGLGNIWRFPFQTAENGGAAFLVVYLVAVLLIGIPALLAEFVIGRRANINAIEAFSKLNRPQWAFIGALGVVGSFWTLSYYSVVGGWVIRFIYATGTGAAFAAPGEYFGTVASGTGAVALHALFMLLTIVIVAFGIERGIELATRLMVPSIVVLLVGLAVYTVTLPGAAGGYDFFLTPDFGAIVANAGTVIPAATGQALFSLSVGFSVMITYASYLGADDNLGADGLTIAVSNAFVGVLAGLVVLPLLFVGGIVPGTESFPAGGGAGAVFIALPTALADLPGPLGQVVGVVFFGTVLIAALSSSISLLEAVVSYLVDNYELPRAPTALGLGSVIFVLGIPSALSLGWLDWFDGIAVTLFLPFAVLLVVLFVGWVMGQEAVDEIRQGTGGVGSLPVVWLWALRTVVLLGIVVVVALNLNDLFLTPNSGYYIVPGPLR is encoded by the coding sequence ATGGCAGAACGAGAGACGTGGGCGACGCGCGCGGGGTTCATCCTCGCCGCCATCGGGAGCGCCGTCGGACTCGGCAACATCTGGCGGTTCCCCTTCCAGACGGCGGAGAACGGCGGGGCGGCGTTCCTCGTCGTCTATCTGGTCGCGGTGCTCCTCATCGGCATCCCGGCACTGCTCGCCGAGTTCGTCATCGGCCGCCGGGCGAACATCAACGCCATCGAGGCGTTCAGCAAGTTGAACCGACCGCAGTGGGCGTTCATCGGCGCGCTGGGCGTCGTCGGCAGTTTCTGGACGCTCTCGTACTACAGCGTCGTCGGCGGCTGGGTCATCCGATTCATCTACGCGACGGGGACGGGCGCGGCCTTCGCCGCCCCCGGCGAGTACTTTGGCACCGTCGCCTCGGGGACGGGAGCCGTCGCGCTCCACGCCCTGTTCATGCTCCTGACGATCGTCATCGTCGCCTTCGGCATCGAGCGCGGTATCGAACTCGCGACGCGCCTGATGGTACCGAGCATCGTCGTCCTCCTCGTCGGTCTCGCCGTCTACACCGTCACGCTCCCCGGGGCGGCCGGCGGTTACGACTTCTTCCTCACGCCGGACTTCGGGGCAATCGTCGCGAACGCGGGCACCGTCATCCCCGCGGCGACCGGACAGGCGCTGTTCTCGCTGTCCGTCGGGTTCAGCGTCATGATAACGTACGCCTCCTACCTCGGGGCCGACGACAACCTCGGGGCGGACGGCCTCACCATCGCCGTCTCGAACGCGTTCGTCGGCGTCCTCGCGGGACTCGTCGTCCTTCCCCTCCTGTTCGTCGGCGGCATCGTCCCCGGCACGGAGTCGTTCCCCGCGGGCGGCGGCGCGGGCGCGGTGTTCATCGCGCTCCCGACGGCGCTCGCGGACCTCCCCGGTCCGCTCGGGCAGGTGGTGGGCGTCGTCTTCTTCGGCACCGTCCTCATCGCGGCGCTCTCCTCCTCGATTAGCCTGCTGGAGGCCGTCGTCTCCTACCTCGTGGACAACTACGAACTGCCGCGCGCCCCGACCGCACTCGGGCTGGGGAGCGTCATCTTCGTGCTGGGCATCCCCTCGGCGCTCAGCCTCGGGTGGCTCGACTGGTTCGACGGCATTGCCGTCACGTTGTTCCTCCCGTTCGCCGTCCTGCTGGTCGTCCTGTTCGTCGGCTGGGTCATGGGACAGGAGGCCGTCGACGAGATTCGACAGGGCACCGGCGGCGTCGGGTCGCTCCCCGTCGTCTGGTTGTGGGCGCTCCGGACGGTGGTGCTCCTCGGCATCGTCGTCGTCGTCGCCCTGAACCTGAACGACCTCTTTCTCACGCCGAACTCCGGGTACTACATCGTCCCCGGACCGCTCCGCTGA
- a CDS encoding secondary thiamine-phosphate synthase enzyme YjbQ codes for MTAEFTVSTDRRVRVVDVTDRVAATLPDGYDGLATVFVRHTTAGITLNEAESRLVGDIERFVSGLAPEGEWDHDELDSNADAHLRSMLLGRDVTVPVSDGRPDLGTWQSVLLVECDGPRERRVSVHPHASRE; via the coding sequence ATGACCGCCGAGTTCACCGTCTCCACCGACCGTCGGGTGCGGGTCGTGGACGTGACCGACCGCGTCGCCGCCACCCTCCCGGACGGGTACGACGGCCTCGCCACCGTCTTCGTCCGCCACACCACCGCCGGAATCACGCTCAACGAGGCCGAATCGCGGTTGGTCGGTGATATCGAGCGGTTCGTCTCCGGGCTCGCGCCCGAGGGCGAGTGGGACCACGACGAACTGGACTCGAACGCGGACGCCCACCTGCGCTCGATGCTCCTCGGGCGCGACGTGACGGTACCCGTCAGCGACGGCCGCCCGGACCTCGGGACGTGGCAGTCGGTCCTCCTCGTTGAGTGCGACGGTCCGCGCGAGCGCCGGGTGTCGGTCCACCCGCACGCGTCCCGCGAGTGA